From a single Hymenobacter sp. YIM 151500-1 genomic region:
- a CDS encoding PAS domain-containing sensor histidine kinase yields MPDFSPLFRSLIDGGQAVYFSYDLAAARVVYVSQAYERVFEGPAARADDELPRWLSRVHPDDRPLLHQQLTQALAGELVENVDVRVATPAGGGVQWLRFAGSLEVLADGQRYLSGTVLDITKVQETAINAQKFNTKKDATLEILSHDLAAPLVLLQQLTEHLRLETQDGAGVQELLRLMERTCTDGVHLIRDFVDNEFLESSNVELKRERANLVAWLRTIMEEYQRSEWHTHLQFHFEAAEESIFVSLDINKFQQVINNLLSNAIKFTPDGGTLTVRVARQDALVLVTITDTGIGVPAELQPLLFDKFTKARRTGLRGEKTTGLGMSIIQTIVELHQGRIWLESAEGAGTTFFIEVPALPA; encoded by the coding sequence ATGCCAGACTTCTCCCCCCTGTTTCGCTCCCTGATTGACGGCGGCCAAGCCGTTTATTTTTCCTATGACCTCGCCGCGGCGCGGGTGGTGTACGTCAGCCAGGCGTACGAGCGGGTGTTTGAGGGCCCCGCCGCCCGCGCCGACGACGAGCTGCCGCGCTGGTTGTCCCGCGTCCACCCCGATGACCGGCCCCTGCTGCACCAGCAGCTAACCCAGGCGCTGGCCGGCGAGCTGGTTGAGAATGTGGACGTGCGGGTAGCTACCCCTGCTGGTGGCGGGGTGCAGTGGCTGCGCTTTGCGGGCAGCCTGGAAGTTCTTGCCGACGGGCAGCGCTACCTCAGCGGCACGGTGCTGGACATTACCAAAGTGCAGGAAACGGCCATCAACGCCCAGAAATTCAACACCAAGAAAGACGCGACGCTTGAAATACTGTCGCACGATTTGGCGGCCCCGCTGGTCTTGTTGCAGCAGCTAACCGAGCACCTGCGGCTGGAAACCCAGGACGGCGCGGGCGTACAGGAGCTGCTGCGCCTGATGGAGCGCACCTGCACGGACGGGGTACACCTGATCCGCGACTTTGTAGACAACGAGTTTCTGGAGTCTTCCAACGTGGAGCTGAAGCGGGAGCGGGCCAACCTGGTGGCGTGGCTGCGCACGATTATGGAGGAGTACCAACGCTCGGAGTGGCATACGCATCTGCAGTTTCACTTCGAGGCTGCGGAAGAGTCCATCTTTGTCAGCCTGGACATCAACAAGTTTCAGCAGGTCATCAACAACCTCCTTTCCAACGCCATCAAGTTTACGCCCGACGGAGGCACGCTTACCGTGCGCGTGGCCCGCCAGGACGCCCTCGTGCTGGTGACGATTACCGATACGGGCATCGGGGTTCCGGCAGAACTCCAACCGCTGTTGTTCGATAAGTTCACGAAAGCGCGGCGGACCGGGCTGCGCGGGGAGAAGACCACCGGGCTGGGTATGTCGATTATTCAGACCATCGTGGAGCTGCACCAGGGCCGCATCTGGCTTGAAAGTGCCGAAGGTGCCGGCACCACCTTTTTCATTGAGGTGCCAGCCCTACCCGCCTAG
- a CDS encoding family 1 glycosylhydrolase: protein MIPRFLFATGIENSYPTIENGRLRVDEMEKCGHYQHWRKDFDLVQELGIQFLRYGPPIHTTWLGPGRYNWDFADETFNDLCRRNIAPIVDLCHFGLPDWLGNFQNGDFPALFADYARAFARRFPWVQLYTPVNEMFICATFSALYGWWNEQLTTDRAFVTALKHIVKANVLAMHAISEVRPDALFIQSESSEYFHAENPAAIRPAELMNARRFLSLDLNYGRRVDSEMYEYLLDNGMTREEYHFFLRHKLKHQCIMGNDYYKTNEHRVKADGSTRASGEVFGYHVITRQYHDRYHLPVMHTETNLNQGPCGDEAVNWLWKEWANVLRVRNDGVPIIGFTWYSLTDQVDWDTALRENNGRVNPLGLYDLDRNIRPVGESYKQLIKDWCQVLPAQSICLQVPIVMPHESNQAWVRQQQEAAQQVLRTKTAAPTATAPVEAGG from the coding sequence ATGATTCCTCGATTTCTGTTTGCCACCGGCATCGAAAACAGCTACCCCACCATCGAGAACGGCCGCCTGCGGGTGGATGAGATGGAGAAGTGCGGACACTACCAGCACTGGCGCAAAGACTTCGACCTGGTGCAGGAGCTGGGGATTCAGTTTCTGCGCTACGGCCCGCCCATTCACACCACCTGGCTGGGGCCCGGCCGCTACAACTGGGACTTCGCCGACGAAACCTTTAACGACCTGTGCCGGCGCAACATCGCGCCCATCGTGGATTTATGCCACTTCGGCCTGCCCGACTGGCTGGGCAACTTCCAGAACGGCGACTTCCCGGCCTTGTTTGCCGACTACGCCCGCGCCTTTGCCCGGCGCTTTCCGTGGGTGCAGCTCTACACGCCGGTCAACGAAATGTTTATCTGCGCCACGTTTTCGGCCTTGTACGGGTGGTGGAACGAGCAGCTGACCACCGACCGGGCCTTCGTGACGGCCCTCAAGCACATTGTGAAGGCCAACGTGCTGGCCATGCACGCCATTTCGGAGGTCCGGCCCGATGCCTTGTTTATTCAGAGCGAGTCGTCGGAGTACTTCCACGCCGAAAACCCGGCCGCCATCCGGCCCGCCGAGCTGATGAATGCCCGGCGCTTCCTGTCCCTGGACTTGAACTACGGCCGGCGCGTGGATTCGGAGATGTACGAGTACCTGCTCGACAACGGCATGACGCGGGAGGAGTACCACTTCTTTCTGCGCCACAAGCTCAAGCACCAGTGCATCATGGGCAACGATTACTACAAAACCAACGAGCACCGCGTGAAAGCCGACGGTAGCACCCGCGCCTCCGGGGAGGTGTTTGGCTACCACGTCATCACCCGCCAGTACCACGACCGGTACCACCTGCCCGTGATGCACACCGAAACCAACCTCAACCAGGGGCCCTGCGGCGACGAGGCCGTGAACTGGCTCTGGAAGGAGTGGGCCAACGTGCTGCGCGTGCGCAACGACGGCGTGCCCATCATCGGCTTCACCTGGTACTCGCTCACCGACCAGGTGGACTGGGACACGGCCCTGCGCGAAAACAACGGCCGCGTGAACCCGCTGGGCCTCTACGACCTGGACCGCAACATCCGGCCCGTGGGCGAGTCGTACAAGCAGCTCATCAAAGACTGGTGCCAGGTGCTGCCCGCCCAGAGCATCTGCCTGCAAGTGCCCATCGTCATGCCCCACGAAAGCAACCAGGCCTGGGTTCGGCAGCAGCAGGAAGCCGCTCAGCAAGTGCTCCGGACCAAAACAGCGGCGCCCACCGCCACCGCTCCCGTAGAAGCCGGAGGGTAA
- a CDS encoding bifunctional 4-hydroxy-2-oxoglutarate aldolase/2-dehydro-3-deoxy-phosphogluconate aldolase: MAAVLPQLLEHKLVAIIRGAQPADLVRIVRALHAGGVRAVEVTINSDRPLAGIEQLTDELGDQMLIGAGTVLDPETARAVLLAGARFIISPTLNKKTIKMTKRYGAVSIPGAFTPTEILTAYEHGADLIKVFPASLGPAYFKDVKGPLPHIPLMPTGGVKLDNIRDFQRAGAAAFGLGSALVDTSQPVTDEYLRQLTERAQQFVQAISLTH; the protein is encoded by the coding sequence ATGGCTGCCGTTTTACCTCAATTGCTCGAGCACAAGCTGGTGGCCATCATCCGCGGTGCCCAGCCCGCGGATCTGGTCCGCATCGTCCGGGCCCTGCACGCAGGCGGCGTGCGGGCCGTGGAAGTCACCATCAACTCCGACCGTCCCCTGGCCGGCATCGAGCAGCTGACCGATGAGCTGGGTGACCAGATGCTGATTGGGGCCGGCACGGTGCTCGACCCCGAAACGGCGCGGGCGGTGCTACTGGCCGGGGCCCGGTTCATCATCTCGCCGACGCTTAATAAAAAGACGATTAAGATGACCAAGCGCTACGGGGCCGTCAGCATTCCCGGCGCGTTTACGCCCACCGAAATCCTGACCGCCTACGAGCACGGCGCCGACCTGATTAAGGTGTTTCCGGCCTCGCTGGGGCCGGCGTATTTCAAGGATGTGAAAGGCCCGCTGCCCCACATTCCGCTCATGCCTACCGGCGGCGTGAAGCTGGACAACATCCGGGACTTCCAGCGGGCCGGCGCCGCCGCCTTTGGCCTGGGCAGCGCCCTGGTGGATACCAGCCAGCCCGTCACCGATGAGTACCTGCGCCAGCTCACCGAGCGCGCCCAGCAGTTTGTGCAGGCCATTTCTTTAACGCATTAA
- a CDS encoding SDR family NAD(P)-dependent oxidoreductase encodes MRFQDKVAIVTGGASGIGLATAKRLGSEGARLVLVGRAQDKLDQAAEQCRAAGAPAVWGSVCDVADEAQVAAAVRGTLERFGRLDVVVNNAGVMQFKPLEEQTGADWQHVLGVDLLGTFFFIKEAFLHMKPGGTIVNVSSIHAVETSPLVASYAAAKAAVNSLTRSASLEGKPKGIRVNAVLPGAIDTPMLWDNPNVKSGVEKIDPADVGRPEDVAATIAYLASDDAAFVQGAAVRVDGGRLSQL; translated from the coding sequence ATGAGATTTCAAGATAAAGTAGCTATTGTGACCGGTGGGGCCAGCGGCATTGGCCTGGCTACGGCCAAGCGCCTCGGCTCGGAAGGTGCCCGCCTGGTGCTGGTGGGCCGCGCCCAGGACAAGCTCGACCAGGCCGCCGAGCAGTGCCGGGCCGCCGGCGCCCCCGCCGTGTGGGGCAGCGTGTGCGACGTGGCCGACGAGGCGCAGGTAGCCGCCGCCGTGCGGGGCACGCTGGAGCGCTTCGGCCGCCTCGACGTGGTGGTGAACAACGCCGGGGTGATGCAGTTCAAGCCCCTGGAGGAGCAAACCGGCGCCGACTGGCAGCATGTGCTGGGCGTGGACCTGCTGGGCACATTCTTCTTTATCAAAGAAGCCTTTTTGCACATGAAGCCCGGCGGCACCATCGTCAACGTGTCCAGCATCCACGCCGTAGAAACCAGCCCGCTGGTGGCGTCTTACGCCGCGGCCAAGGCTGCCGTCAACTCCCTGACCCGCTCGGCGTCGCTGGAAGGCAAGCCCAAGGGCATTCGGGTGAATGCCGTGCTGCCCGGCGCCATCGACACGCCCATGCTCTGGGACAATCCCAACGTGAAGTCCGGCGTCGAAAAGATTGACCCCGCCGACGTGGGCCGCCCCGAAGACGTGGCCGCCACCATTGCCTACCTGGCCTCCGACGACGCCGCCTTCGTGCAGGGCGCCGCCGTGCGCGTGGACGGGGGCCGCCTCAGCCAGCTGTAA
- the dgoD gene encoding galactonate dehydratase produces the protein MKITGYKLYQVPPRWLFLKLETDEGLVGWGEPVIEGRAATVAAAVRELMEYLIGKDPLPIEDHWTVLYRGGFYRGGPILMSALAGIDQALWDIKGKFFNAPIYQLLGGKARDTMRVYSWIGGDRPAEVGLAAKNMVDKGFTAVKMNATAEMSYVDSYVKIDEAVARIAAVREAGGPALGIGVDFHGRVHKPMAKMLAKELEPFRPMFIEEPVLAENNEALRDIARSTSIPIATGERMFSRWDFKKLLIDGYADIIQPDLSHAGGITECKKIISMAEAFDVAAAPHCPLGPIALAACLQVDATCHNAFIQEQSLGIHYNQSNDLLDYLTDATVFEYHQGFANIPDGPGLGIEINEAYVQQRAEEGHNWKNPIWRNPDGSLAEW, from the coding sequence ATGAAAATCACCGGCTACAAGCTTTACCAGGTGCCGCCGCGCTGGCTGTTTCTCAAACTCGAAACCGATGAGGGCCTGGTGGGCTGGGGAGAGCCCGTGATTGAGGGCCGCGCGGCCACCGTGGCCGCTGCCGTGCGGGAGCTGATGGAATACCTCATCGGCAAAGACCCGCTGCCCATCGAAGACCACTGGACCGTGCTCTACCGCGGCGGCTTCTACCGCGGCGGCCCCATTCTGATGAGCGCCCTGGCCGGCATCGACCAAGCCTTGTGGGACATCAAAGGCAAGTTTTTCAACGCCCCCATCTACCAGCTGCTCGGCGGCAAGGCCCGCGACACCATGCGCGTGTACTCCTGGATTGGCGGCGACCGGCCCGCCGAAGTGGGGCTGGCGGCCAAGAACATGGTGGACAAGGGCTTTACGGCGGTGAAGATGAACGCCACCGCCGAAATGAGCTACGTGGATTCCTACGTCAAGATTGACGAGGCCGTGGCCCGCATTGCCGCCGTGCGCGAGGCCGGCGGCCCGGCCCTGGGCATCGGCGTCGACTTTCACGGCCGGGTGCACAAGCCCATGGCCAAGATGCTGGCCAAAGAGCTGGAGCCGTTCCGGCCCATGTTTATTGAGGAGCCCGTCCTGGCCGAAAACAACGAGGCCCTGCGCGACATTGCCCGCAGCACCAGCATTCCCATTGCTACCGGGGAGCGGATGTTTTCGCGCTGGGACTTCAAAAAGCTGCTCATCGACGGCTACGCCGACATCATCCAGCCCGACCTCTCGCACGCGGGCGGCATCACCGAGTGCAAGAAAATTATTTCCATGGCCGAGGCCTTCGACGTGGCGGCGGCCCCGCACTGCCCGCTGGGGCCCATTGCCCTGGCCGCCTGCCTGCAAGTAGATGCCACCTGCCACAACGCCTTCATCCAGGAGCAAAGCTTGGGCATTCACTACAACCAGAGCAACGACCTGCTCGACTACCTCACCGACGCCACCGTGTTTGAATACCACCAGGGCTTCGCCAACATCCCGGACGGCCCCGGCCTGGGCATCGAAATAAACGAAGCCTACGTGCAGCAACGTGCCGAAGAAGGCCACAACTGGAAAAACCCCATCTGGCGCAACCCCGACGGCAGCCTGGCGGAATGGTGA
- a CDS encoding 2-dehydro-3-deoxygalactonokinase, producing the protein MRFLSCDWGTTSFRLKLVEGPELRVVAAATSKEGNAATFERWQQARQPPEQRLGFYLEVVRPHVRRLEEQAGESLAGVPLVVSGMASSTIGMLELPYRPLPFAANGSDLLTRLLPATAGFAQPVLLISGVKTDDDVMRGEEVQLVGCGFAATEQEQLFLHPGTHAKHVLVRQGRAVELKTYMTGEFFALLTTESILASAVESGAGGLDQPAHAQAFAQGVQASQRGNLLHEAFLVRTNRLFEKLSKPENFFYLSGLLIGTELRDFPTDFTGPVVLAGEDVLVHSYEAALRQLGITGRVASVTIQGAEAVTLRGQAAVLERAQAAGQLLAPPSQ; encoded by the coding sequence ATGCGTTTTTTGAGCTGTGACTGGGGCACCACGTCGTTTCGGCTGAAGCTGGTGGAGGGGCCGGAGCTGCGGGTGGTAGCTGCGGCTACGTCCAAGGAGGGCAACGCGGCCACGTTTGAGCGGTGGCAGCAGGCTAGGCAGCCGCCGGAGCAGCGGCTGGGCTTTTACCTGGAGGTGGTTCGGCCGCACGTGCGGCGGCTGGAGGAGCAGGCAGGAGAGTCGCTGGCCGGGGTGCCGCTGGTGGTGTCGGGCATGGCCTCGTCTACCATCGGCATGCTGGAGCTGCCCTACCGGCCGCTGCCCTTCGCCGCCAACGGCTCCGACCTGCTGACCCGGCTGCTGCCCGCTACGGCCGGGTTTGCGCAGCCCGTGCTGCTGATTTCCGGGGTTAAAACCGACGACGACGTGATGCGCGGCGAGGAAGTCCAGCTGGTGGGCTGCGGCTTTGCGGCCACGGAGCAGGAGCAGCTGTTTCTGCACCCCGGCACCCACGCCAAGCACGTGCTGGTGCGGCAGGGGAGGGCCGTGGAGCTGAAAACCTATATGACCGGGGAGTTCTTTGCCCTGCTCACCACCGAAAGCATCCTGGCTTCGGCCGTCGAATCAGGCGCGGGAGGCCTCGACCAGCCGGCCCACGCCCAGGCTTTTGCCCAGGGCGTGCAGGCCAGCCAACGCGGCAATCTGCTGCACGAGGCGTTTCTGGTGCGCACCAACCGGCTGTTCGAGAAGCTCTCGAAACCGGAAAACTTCTTTTACCTCAGCGGGCTGCTGATTGGCACCGAGCTGCGCGACTTTCCCACCGATTTCACCGGGCCCGTGGTGCTGGCCGGGGAAGACGTGCTGGTGCACTCCTACGAAGCCGCGCTCCGCCAGCTCGGCATTACCGGCCGGGTTGCGTCCGTGACGATACAAGGGGCCGAGGCAGTGACGCTACGCGGCCAGGCGGCCGTTCTGGAGCGGGCGCAGGCCGCCGGCCAGTTGCTCGCGCCGCCAAGCCAGTAA
- a CDS encoding SMP-30/gluconolactonase/LRE family protein yields the protein MTQQLQAPAVRVALPAQAQLGEGALWNPLDQRLYWVDIEGQLLHIFDPATGQGRSLPTGARIGTVVPTGQAEEVLVALQTGLHRLNTTTGQLTLLVNPLPDSSLRFNDGKCDPAGRLWVGTLDMQGHPRRAALYRYSPDGHLQTMLTQVSISNGLAWALDQRTMYYVDTPTRTVQAFDYDPATGAITGGRVVIRIPEGHGYPDGITLDAEGQLWIALWGGGRVVRYNPTTGQLLATIAVPAPHTSSCAFGGPGLQTLFITSARQDLSPEQLQEYPLSGNVFAVEPGVAGLPAALFGQASAARR from the coding sequence ATGACGCAGCAACTACAAGCCCCGGCGGTCCGCGTGGCACTGCCGGCGCAGGCGCAGCTGGGCGAAGGCGCGCTCTGGAACCCGCTGGACCAGCGGCTGTACTGGGTCGATATTGAAGGCCAGCTTTTGCACATCTTCGACCCGGCCACGGGCCAGGGCCGTTCGTTGCCCACCGGCGCCCGTATCGGGACGGTGGTGCCCACCGGCCAAGCGGAGGAGGTGCTCGTGGCCCTGCAAACCGGCCTGCATCGCCTCAACACCACGACCGGCCAGCTGACGCTGCTGGTGAACCCGCTACCGGACTCCAGCCTGCGCTTCAACGACGGTAAGTGCGACCCGGCCGGCCGCTTGTGGGTAGGCACCCTGGATATGCAGGGCCACCCCCGCCGCGCCGCCCTCTACCGCTACAGCCCCGACGGCCACCTCCAGACCATGCTGACCCAGGTGAGCATCTCCAACGGCCTGGCCTGGGCGCTGGACCAGCGCACCATGTACTACGTGGACACGCCTACCCGCACCGTGCAGGCCTTCGACTACGACCCCGCTACCGGCGCCATTACGGGCGGGCGGGTGGTTATCCGCATCCCGGAAGGCCACGGCTACCCCGACGGCATAACCCTGGATGCCGAGGGGCAGCTGTGGATAGCCTTGTGGGGCGGCGGCCGGGTGGTGCGCTACAACCCCACCACCGGCCAGCTGCTCGCCACTATTGCGGTGCCGGCGCCGCACACCTCGTCCTGCGCCTTTGGCGGCCCCGGCCTGCAAACGCTGTTTATTACCTCCGCCCGGCAGGATCTTAGTCCGGAGCAGTTGCAGGAATACCCCTTGAGCGGCAATGTTTTCGCCGTGGAGCCTGGCGTAGCTGGCCTGCCAGCTGCTCTATTCGGGCAGGCCAGCGCCGCGCGCCGCTAG
- a CDS encoding YitT family protein: MLLPQLIIFNHLRQRRMTSTDQPQAAPVGPDEASSLLNRLKNLGLILLGILSAGMGLKGFLLSSHFIDGGATGISMLLANVLRLPLSWGLLIINLPFLLLGYRQMGARFALKSALAIGGLALCLAVVPYPDVTPDLLITAVFGGVFIGAGIGLAMRGGAVLDGTEILALLISKRSALLKVSDVILLLNIVIFGAAAFVLGVTEALYSILTYVAASKTLDFILNGIEQYTGVTIISERNEEIRRVITQQLGRGVTIYKGERGYGKRGEQERDMDIIFTVLTRLELPALRQEVKRVDPKAFIVQHSIDDTVGGMLKKRPFH; the protein is encoded by the coding sequence ATGCTCCTGCCTCAACTCATCATCTTCAATCATCTTCGCCAGCGCCGTATGACGAGTACTGACCAGCCCCAGGCCGCGCCCGTCGGCCCCGACGAAGCCTCCAGTCTACTCAACCGCCTGAAAAACCTAGGCCTGATTTTGCTGGGAATTCTGAGTGCGGGCATGGGGCTGAAAGGGTTTCTGCTGTCGAGCCATTTTATTGACGGCGGGGCCACGGGCATTTCCATGCTGCTGGCCAACGTGCTGCGCCTGCCGCTTTCCTGGGGGCTGCTGATTATCAACCTGCCGTTTCTGCTGCTGGGCTACCGCCAGATGGGGGCCCGCTTTGCCCTGAAGAGCGCCCTGGCTATTGGCGGGCTGGCCCTGTGCCTGGCCGTGGTGCCCTACCCCGATGTCACGCCCGACCTGCTCATCACGGCCGTGTTTGGGGGCGTGTTTATTGGGGCCGGTATCGGGCTGGCTATGCGCGGCGGGGCCGTGCTCGACGGCACCGAAATCCTGGCCCTGCTCATCAGCAAGCGCAGCGCCCTGCTCAAAGTTAGCGACGTCATTCTGCTGCTTAACATCGTTATCTTCGGCGCGGCTGCCTTTGTGCTAGGCGTGACGGAGGCGCTGTATTCCATTCTCACCTACGTGGCCGCCTCCAAAACCCTGGACTTCATCCTCAATGGCATTGAGCAGTACACCGGCGTAACCATCATTTCGGAGCGCAACGAGGAGATTCGCCGCGTCATCACCCAGCAGCTAGGCCGGGGCGTGACCATCTACAAGGGCGAGCGGGGCTACGGCAAGCGCGGCGAGCAGGAGCGAGACATGGACATCATCTTCACCGTACTCACGCGCCTGGAGCTGCCCGCGCTGCGCCAAGAAGTTAAGCGCGTCGACCCCAAAGCTTTTATTGTTCAGCATTCCATCGACGACACCGTAGGCGGTATGCTCAAAAAGCGCCCCTTCCATTAA